The genomic interval AAGCCCAGGGTGATGAACAGGGCGTTCCAGATCGCGCTCCCCGCGAGGGTGAGCAGGGTGAAGCGCCAGAACGGCATCGCGAACAGGCCCGCGGGGATGGACACGAGCGACCTGATCCCGGGGACCATGCGTCCGAAGAACACGCCCTTGGTGCCGTGCCGGCGCATCCAGTCGACCGTCCGGTCGAAGTCCTCGACGTGCAGCAGCGGCAGCCGCAGGAACAGGGAGCGCAGCCGCGCGGGGCCGAGCGCCCGGCCGAGTCCGTAGAGGACCCAGGCGCCGGCGACCGAGCCGGCCAGCGAGAACAGCAGCATCTCGAGGAAGGAGTGGCCCTCCTTCGCGGCGGCCACGCCCGCGAGCGGCAGGATCACCTCGGAGGGGATCGGCGGGAACACGTTCTCGAGGAAGATGAGGAGGGCGACGCCGAGGCCGCCCAGGGCGTCCATCGTGTCCACGGCCCAGTCGACGACGTTCATCGGGACGCCCCGGCTCGCGGGACGGATGCGGGGGCGCAGGTCATGGGGGCCTCTCGCTCGTGGACGGGCAGCTCCATCGTAGAGGTCGCGCCGATCAGCTTCCTGGCACGGACCTGACCTTCTACTGTGTGCCCCATGACCTTCAACCCGAACGCCGACATCCGCTCGGACAACGTCTCCCGCGGCGGCGGAGGCGGTCGCGGCCGCGGCATCGCCATCGGCGGCGGGGGCGGCGGGTGCCTGGTGCTGGTGATCGTGGTGGTCTACGCGATCATGGGCGGGAACCCGCTGGATCTGCTGCAGGGCTCGGACTCGGGCAGTTCGCAGTCCCAGGACCAGGGCACGGGCGGGGACACCGGATGCTCCTCGGGTGCTGATGCGAACGCCTCGGACGACTGCCTCGTGCAGGCCACCGTCGAATCGGCCGACGCCACCTGGCAGGACCTCGCCCCGCAGATGGGCATCTCCTTCAGCGAGCCGCGCGGGAAGCTGTTCTCCGGGCAGACCAACACGGGCTGCGGCGCCGCCTCGCGGGACGTCGGCCCCTTCTACTGCCCGGCCGACAGCACGATCTACATCGACACGAGCTTCTACGACGAGCTCAGCTCGACCTACGGGGCCTCCGCCGGCGCCTTCGCGAAGGAGTACGTGGTCGCCCACGAGTACGGGCACCACATCCAGAACCTGCAGGGCACGATGGACCGCATCGACCATGCGCAGACGGGCCCGAGGAGCGACGGCGTGCGCCTCGAGCTGCAGGCCGACTGCTATGCGGGCGTGTGGGCGGACCACGCCTCGTCCTCGAAGGACCAGGAGGGCCAGGCGTTCCTCGAGCCGCTCACCGACGAGGACATCTCCGACGCGCTCTCGGCGGCGAGCGCCGTGGGCGACGACCACATCCAGGGCGAGGTCTCGGGCGGCGACGTGAACCCCGAGACCTGGACGCACGGCTCCTCCGCGCAGCGCCAGAAATGGTTCACCACCGGCTACGAGTCCGGCGATCCGGCGTCCTGCGACACCTTCTCCACCTCGGACCTGTGACGGGCCCGCTCAGATGGTGAGCTCGTCGACCGAGAACGCGGAGAGGTACCGGTAGCCGGCCGCCTCGATCTTCTCGCGGGCACCGGTGCCGCGGTCCATGATCACCGCGACGGCCCGGATCCGCGCGCCGGCCTCCTCGATCGCCTCGCACGCGGTGAGCACGCTGCCCCCGGTGGTGGAGGTGTCCTCGACCGCGATCACGTCGCGACCGGCGATATCGGGGCCCTCGATGCGGCGCTGCAGGCCGTGGGCCTTGTTCGCCTTGCGCACGACGAACGCGTCCAGGCGCGGCGAGGGCAGGGCGGAGGCGCCCTCCTCCGCCGCGAAGTTCGACCAGGGATGGGCGCCCGCCGCGGAGGCATCGTGCGCGGCGGTATGGAGGATCGAGGTCGCGACCGGATCCGCGCCGAGCGTCAGGCCGCCCACGGCGGTCGCGGCGTCGGCCCCGTGGAGCAGGCCCTCGGAGGCGAGCAGGTCGAGCATGACGCGGCCCACGAGCGGGGCCGCCTCGTGGTGCAGGGTGATGCGGCGCAGGTCGATGTAGTAGTCGGCCTCGGCGCCGGAGGAGAGCGTCACCTTCCCGCGCACCACGGCGAGGTCGTCGATGAGCTGGAGCAGGCGGGCGCGCGCGTCGGCGGTCGAGATGTCGGGCATGGCACCAGGGTAGACGCAGCGTGCGTCCCGCCGCGTCGCCCGTTCAGTCCGCCGTCGCGCGGAGCTCCGGCTCCCGGCGCCCTCGCTCAGCCGTCCTCGCGCTGCCAGGGGGCCTTCAGCCGGCGCCGGGACGCGCGCCGGCGAGCGCGCCCGAGGGCCCGTCGTCCGGCCGCGGCCTCCCAGCGGGGCGAGGCGAGCAGGCGCACCAGGCGACGGGGCGCGAGGCGGGAGACCTCGCCCGCGGCCCGGTACTTCACCGAGGGGATCGAGAGCACCTGGCCCTTGGCGGCGTCGCGCAGGGCCTGCTCCACCACGAACGGGGCCTTCAGCCAGGTCACGCGCGGCAGACCCTCGACGCTGATCGAGGCGCGCTCGTGGAACTCCGTGGCGACGAAGCCGGGCAGCAGCGCGGTGGCCGTGACGCCCGTCCCCTCGAGCTCGGTCGCCAAGGACTCGGTGAACACGGTGACCCAGCTCTTGGAGGCCGCATAGGGGCCGGCCGCGGTGTACCCCGCCAGGGAGCTGACGTTGATGATCGCACCGCAGCGGCGCTGGACCATCACCCGCGCGGCCGCGTGGGAGAGCACCAGGACGGCCCGGATCAGCGTGTCCATCTGCTTCTCGTGCTCCTCGACGCCGACCTCGAGGAAGCGTCCGCGCAGCCCGTACCCCGCGTTGTTCACGAGCAGCGAGACCGGGGCGACGGGATCGGTGACGGCGGTGGCCACACGATCCAGCTCGCGGCGCACGGAGAGATCGGCCGCGAGCACGTCCACCTCGACCTTGTGCACGTGGCGGATCTGCTCGGCGACCGCGCGCAGGCGCCCCTCGTCACGGGCGACGAGCAGCAGGTCGTGCCCCGTCCCGGCGAGCTGCCAGGCGAACTCGAGGCCCAGTCCGGCGGTCGAGCCGGTGACCAATGCGCGTGCCATGTCCTGATGCTAGTCGCGCGCGGCCGCGCCGGCGGCCCTGTCCGAGGTGTCGGAGGAGGACTGCTCCGGGGTGCCGGAGCCCGGATGCTCCGAGGCGGCGTCGCCCAGGTACGCGAGGGCGGCGGCGACCTGGGCGCGTGTCATCGCCTCGAGGGTCGGATGCAGCTCCGGCACGAAGGCGCTCTGGTGGTTCGCGGGGACCTCGCTCGCGACCGTGCCGTCGGACTGGGCACGGCGGTACAGGTCGGGATCGGTGCCGCCGACGATCCAGTACACGTACGGGGCACCGAAGGCGTCGGGAAGATGCGAGAAGTCCTCGCTCGCGGTCGCAGGGGCCATCGTGATCACCTGGCCGTCGTCGAACGCCTCCTCGAAGGCGGCCCGCACGATCTGCTTCTGCTCCGGATCGTTGCTGGTCAGCGGGTACTGGTCGTAGTACTCGAACTCCGGTTCCCGGGTGCAGCCGGAGGCCGCGCACTCGGCGCGCACGATGCGCTCGAGGGCGGCGATCACCTCATCGCGCACGTCCGGGTCGTAGTGGCGCAGGTTCAGGCGCAGCTCGGCCGTCGCGGGGATGACGTTCGACTTGGTCCCGGCGTTGAGCGCGCCGACGGTCACCACGGAGAACGCACCCGGCGGGATCTCGCGGGACACGATCTGCTGCAGCCGCAGCACGATGCTCGAGGCGAGGACCACGGGGTCGACGGCGAGATGGGGCATGGAGCCGTGGGCGCCCCTGCCGTGCAGGGTGACGTGCACGGAGTCGCCCTGGGAGAGGACGGGACCGTCGGTGATCGCGACCTGGCCGGCGATCCCGGGCATGACGTGCTGGCCGAGCGCCACGTCGGGCCGCGGCACGGCCTCCGCGAGGCCGTCGCGGAGCATCGAGAGGGCGCCGTCGGCCTCCTCCTCGCCGGGCTGGAACACGGCGACGTAGGTGCCGCTCCAGTCCTCGCGGTTCTCGACCAGGGCGCGCACCGCGCCCAGCAGCGCGGAGAGATGGAAGTCGTGGCCGCAGGCGTGCATGACCCCCTCGGTCTCCGAGCGGTAGTCGACGATCTCGTCCTCCGTGACGGGCAGGGCGTCGATGTCGGCGCGGGCGAGGACCGTCGGCCCCTGCCCGTTCTCGATCACGGCGACCACGCCCGTCCCGCCGAACCGGCGCGTCTCCAGGCCCAGCTGCGCGAGCTCGCTCTCGATCCTCCCGGCCGTCCGCTCCTCCTGCATGCTCAGCTCGGGGTGGCGGTGGACGTCCTTGTAGAGGTCCTCCTGCCAGTCCCCCATCGATGTCAGGCTCTGCTCGATCGCGATGTCCATGCCCCTACTGTGCATCCTCGGTCGGCCGGTGTGCAGGGGGATCGGACGCGGCGGGTCCGGCGGGCCGGAGGCGCCGGGCCGATCGAGGGGACGGGCGCGTCGGCCCGCCCGCATAGACTCGTCCCATGCGGATCGCCACCTGGAACATCAACTCCCTGCGCGCCCGGATGGATCGGCTGCTCGCGCTGCTCGAGCGCCAGGAGATCGACGTGATCGCCCTGCAGGAGATCAAGGCGAAGCCCCAGCAACTGGACCTCAGCGGCCTCGAGGCCGCCGGGTACGAGGTCGCCGCGCACGGCCTGAACCAGTGGAACGGCGTCGCGATCGCCTCGCGCGTCGGCCTGGCCGATGTGCGCACCGAGCTGCCGGCGGTCCCCGCCTGGCCCGACGACGAGGACGGCGTGGTCGAGGCGCGCGCGCTCGGCGCCGTCGTCGGCGGCGCCGAGGACGGCTCGGGCGGCCTGCGCCTGTGGTCCCTGTACGTGCCCAACGGCCGCGAGATCGACCACCCGCACTACGGCTACAAGCTGCGCTGGCTCGAGGCGCTCCGCGCCGAGGGAGCCCGCGAGCTCGCGGCCGACGCCGACGCCCGCGTGCTGCTGACCGGCGACTTCAACGTCGCCCCCGAGGACGACGACGTCTGGTCGATGGAGTTCTTCGAGGGGAAGACGCACGTCACCGAGCCCGAGCGCTCGGCCTTCCGGGCCGTGGTCGACGAGGGCTACGCGGACCTGGTGCGCCCCGATCACCCGGGCCCCGGTGTGTACACCTACTGGGACTACCAGCAGCTGCGCTTCCCGAAGAAGGAGGGCATGCGCATCGACTTCGCGCTCGGCTCCCCCGCCGTGCAGACCGCCTACCGCGCCTCCTTCATCGACCGCGAGGAGCGCAAGGGCAAGGGCGCCTCCGACCACGCGCCCGTGGTGCTCGACCTGGAGCTCTGACCCCGCTCCGCGGATCCTCCACAATGCCCGTTTATCCCCCATCCGGGATTCGGGGCTGACGGGGAGGCCGCTCGCGCCGACGCTGGGGGCATGACCAGCCTCCTGGACCGCCCCGCACTCCGCACGCCCTCCCGATTCCCGGCCGCCTCCTCCCCGCCGGGCGCCGAGGGCCCGCGGGAGCGCGCGCCGGTCCTTCGAGGGCGCGGGCCGGCGTCCGGGGCCGTGGGTGGTGCACCGGCCGTCGTCGTCTGGCACGACGTCGCAGCGGAGGACGATGCCGCGGAGAGCCTGCGGGCGCTGGTCGCGGACCATGCCGGTGCCGCCGGCGCCGTGCTGCGGGACGCTCCCGCGCTCGCCGCACCGGGGCCTTCC from Brachybacterium kimchii carries:
- a CDS encoding exodeoxyribonuclease III, with amino-acid sequence MRIATWNINSLRARMDRLLALLERQEIDVIALQEIKAKPQQLDLSGLEAAGYEVAAHGLNQWNGVAIASRVGLADVRTELPAVPAWPDDEDGVVEARALGAVVGGAEDGSGGLRLWSLYVPNGREIDHPHYGYKLRWLEALRAEGARELAADADARVLLTGDFNVAPEDDDVWSMEFFEGKTHVTEPERSAFRAVVDEGYADLVRPDHPGPGVYTYWDYQQLRFPKKEGMRIDFALGSPAVQTAYRASFIDREERKGKGASDHAPVVLDLEL
- the ypfJ gene encoding KPN_02809 family neutral zinc metallopeptidase, whose protein sequence is MTFNPNADIRSDNVSRGGGGGRGRGIAIGGGGGGCLVLVIVVVYAIMGGNPLDLLQGSDSGSSQSQDQGTGGDTGCSSGADANASDDCLVQATVESADATWQDLAPQMGISFSEPRGKLFSGQTNTGCGAASRDVGPFYCPADSTIYIDTSFYDELSSTYGASAGAFAKEYVVAHEYGHHIQNLQGTMDRIDHAQTGPRSDGVRLELQADCYAGVWADHASSSKDQEGQAFLEPLTDEDISDALSAASAVGDDHIQGEVSGGDVNPETWTHGSSAQRQKWFTTGYESGDPASCDTFSTSDL
- a CDS encoding amidohydrolase, producing the protein MDIAIEQSLTSMGDWQEDLYKDVHRHPELSMQEERTAGRIESELAQLGLETRRFGGTGVVAVIENGQGPTVLARADIDALPVTEDEIVDYRSETEGVMHACGHDFHLSALLGAVRALVENREDWSGTYVAVFQPGEEEADGALSMLRDGLAEAVPRPDVALGQHVMPGIAGQVAITDGPVLSQGDSVHVTLHGRGAHGSMPHLAVDPVVLASSIVLRLQQIVSREIPPGAFSVVTVGALNAGTKSNVIPATAELRLNLRHYDPDVRDEVIAALERIVRAECAASGCTREPEFEYYDQYPLTSNDPEQKQIVRAAFEEAFDDGQVITMAPATASEDFSHLPDAFGAPYVYWIVGGTDPDLYRRAQSDGTVASEVPANHQSAFVPELHPTLEAMTRAQVAAALAYLGDAASEHPGSGTPEQSSSDTSDRAAGAAARD
- a CDS encoding DedA family protein translates to MNVVDWAVDTMDALGGLGVALLIFLENVFPPIPSEVILPLAGVAAAKEGHSFLEMLLFSLAGSVAGAWVLYGLGRALGPARLRSLFLRLPLLHVEDFDRTVDWMRRHGTKGVFFGRMVPGIRSLVSIPAGLFAMPFWRFTLLTLAGSAIWNALFITLGFTLGANWHVIEPFTEVISNIVYAVIALLLVIWVVRLVRRERRRRAQGLPDPDLRVRAQEHGDDGMDRDDRTTSHD
- a CDS encoding orotate phosphoribosyltransferase; the encoded protein is MPDISTADARARLLQLIDDLAVVRGKVTLSSGAEADYYIDLRRITLHHEAAPLVGRVMLDLLASEGLLHGADAATAVGGLTLGADPVATSILHTAAHDASAAGAHPWSNFAAEEGASALPSPRLDAFVVRKANKAHGLQRRIEGPDIAGRDVIAVEDTSTTGGSVLTACEAIEEAGARIRAVAVIMDRGTGAREKIEAAGYRYLSAFSVDELTI
- a CDS encoding SDR family NAD(P)-dependent oxidoreductase, whose translation is MARALVTGSTAGLGLEFAWQLAGTGHDLLLVARDEGRLRAVAEQIRHVHKVEVDVLAADLSVRRELDRVATAVTDPVAPVSLLVNNAGYGLRGRFLEVGVEEHEKQMDTLIRAVLVLSHAAARVMVQRRCGAIINVSSLAGYTAAGPYAASKSWVTVFTESLATELEGTGVTATALLPGFVATEFHERASISVEGLPRVTWLKAPFVVEQALRDAAKGQVLSIPSVKYRAAGEVSRLAPRRLVRLLASPRWEAAAGRRALGRARRRASRRRLKAPWQREDG